A segment of the Natrinema sp. DC36 genome:
ATCAGGCGTCTCCGCGACCTGCGCCGACCGGTCGCTGCCCTCGGATGTCGCCAAGAGCGCCAGGAACGCCGCGAAGACGAACGTCGCCGAGAGGGCGAAGAGCAGCGTGCAGAAAGCCATCACGGCACCTCCGCATCAGGCTCGAGGTGTTCGTCGACTATTCTGGTTGCGTAGCTCATCGGTTGTTTGTTGTTACAGAATTTAGCTGGGTCTGGACCTCGGCCCCAGCGAGCGTCATCGACAATTGGTTAGTCGCTCAGTTCAGGCCGCAGCGGGATGCCTTCCCACTTCGCATGGCACCCTCGGCAGAGGGTGACGAGATTGTCCACCGAGTCGGCTTCATGAGGGTCGTCGAACTCCATTCGTGGGAAGATATGGTGAACCGATAGTCCGGCGCCATGCTCGGAGCGGTGTTCTTCTTCGGACACTCCGCAACCCTGGCACTGGTATCCGTCTGCGGCGAGCGCTCTCTGACGGATCTCGGGCCAGTTCTTGTTTTGGGTGTAGCCACCCTTCCAGTTGTGGTGGTCGGGACCGCGCATCTGATCACCCTTCCAATCGGTGTAGCAATCTCGATTACAGAACACGTTCTCCCCGTTTACATCGGCGGGTGCTCGCGTCACCTCACCGCCACAATTAGAGCACGTGTAGGTCTGTTTCCCACCCTTCCATTGTGAGTGGTTTTCCCCAGAGAATTGTTTACGCCACTCTGGCTCACAGCCTTTGTCCGTACAGAAGTGGTGGTCGCATTTCCGATAATTCCCAGGAGGAACCCGGATTTCGTCACCACACCAAGAACACTCGGTCTTGACACCGGCAATGCTCTCTCCGTGAGCCTTCTTGTGGTGAGTTTTCATCCCTCGCTCGCTCTGAAAGTCCTCACGCCCGCAGGTAGGGCATTCAATATCGGATGTTTCGACCAGGCTCTCTCCATGCGTTCTGGAGTGGTGGATCTTCATCGCTCGACCAGTCTCGAAGTTGTCACCGCAGGTCGGGCACTCGGTACTGTTTTCCGTGCTGTTATCTGATTTAGACATGCTTCGTGCACCACACGAAGCGCGGTCGGACGTCCTACCGTCCGGCCTTTTCAGGCTACGCGCTTCGTTATCAGATAGTGGTGCGGTTGACATGTAAATCCCTCGGTCAGTCAGGGTAGCTTGGAATCCGGCTCCAGTAGCTTTTCGGCCCTCTCACGCATTTCTTCAGCCTTTGATTCCACATTATAGAGTTTTGCATTATCGGGTATTTGGACTGAGATTTCCTCCGTGAATTCAGCCCCCGAAAGCAATGCAACTGCACGCCTGACATTGCTCGGAATGTTTTCAGCACCGTAATCCCAGTCCAAATATATCGCATTCGACAGACTGGCGATCTCGTCATCCATCGCGTGGACGTTGAGATACAGCTCGCTGATCCCGTCGTTGTTCACACGGCCCCAGTAGTCCTCGCCACGGTGGGTCAGCCCGGCGCCGCCATCGTAGGCGTCTTCTGCGACCCAGTCGTCGTAGCCGCCCTCGGCGTTGATGACGTGCAACTCGTTGATGGCGTCGACGTCCTTCCGGTCGAGGCGGATCCGCGTGTACGCTGGGACGGTCTCGTCGACGGGCGGCTCGAGCGCTTCAGGCTCGCCGATCGCGATGCGGATCTCCCGCTTCGGATCGCGTCGGTCCTTCCGCCAGTGCTCGTACCGCGGCCCCGACTCGAGCAGCGCGTCGCTGTTCTTCCGGAAACGATGCCGGTCGCGCTCGCTTGCGCCGTGGACCATCCCTCCATGACTGGAGATATCGTGTTCGTCATCCCGCGTTCGCGGCGCCGTGGGGATGTCGATCTCCGTCGCCTCGCTGAGGATGTCGGCCCCATCGGGGGCGTACCAGTGGCGCTTGTAGGCTCGCTCGAGCCACCGACTCTGCGACGCGATCGCGTCGACGGCGAGCTGCTTGTCCTGACCGAGGTCGCCCGGCAGTGCTGACTTCTGCAGGGCTCGCCGGAGATCCTCGAGGGTGCAGTATCCTGTTGCCATAACTCATACCTCCTTGTACGTGCCGTCGATTTCGAAGATGATCAAGTTGATCGCGAGCGTTCCCGACCAGTCTGTCGCCGTGATCTCGATGAGTTTGTCGTCACCCTCGTCGACAGTCCACGCAACCGCGTCGATAACCTGCGAGGCGATGGCGGACCCTTGACTTCCGCCAGGGACGTGGTCCTCGATGAACGTCGTCCCGTGACTGGGGGCAGTCCCGGTCGACCCTGGGTTAAACTCCGAGACCGTGCCGGAGAACGCGCGCTCAGTACCGCTTTTGAGGTTGTTCGCCGTAACGGCTGTGGCGTCGTTGGCGTCGCCGCCGAACGATATGTCGATGTCCATATCCCCTGACGACCGCGGGAGAAAGACGACGTCGTAGTCGTAGCCGCTGCCATCAGGGTTGTCTGTGTGGACGTAGATCGAATCGTCAGTGCCGACATTCGAGAACCGGCTGGAGACCGTCCACGCTCGTCCCTTGTTGATGAGGAAGGACTGGACGTCGATGACCGGCTGTTGCCGAAGGCCTTTGACGAGGTGTTTGAAGACCTCGAGTGAGACAACCATAGCGGGCTATCCGCCGCCCGCCGAGAGTGTGATTGTTGCCTCGTCGCCCACGCCACCGCTCCCGCTGGAGCAGCGGATCCGGACGGTTGCCATCCCGGTCCTCATCGTGTCGTCGTAGTCCGCCGAGCCAGTGTGCTCCGAGCCGACGTTCTCGATCCACTCGCCGCCCCGTCGGCGGACATCCCACTGATACTCCGCAGCGGCGTCACCGCGGATGTGCATCGACACGATCGTCGCACCGAGCATCCGAACCGAAGCCGATCCGCCGGCGGTCTCGATGTCGATCGTCTCCTCAGCAACCTGTGGTGATTCCGCCACGGGTTACTCCTCCAGTTCGTCGGCGTGCGTCTTGCACGGGCCGTCGTCGACGTCGCGGCCCCAGCCAGCGCCCCGGCTGCAGGGGTTGTCCATCTCGTCGGAATCGAAGTAGCCACACTTCTCGTCAGCGACCGCCTCGGGGTCGCGATGCGGGCCCTCGAGCACGCCGCTGTCCTCGTCGTCGGCGTCCGACCTATCGGACTCGTCGCCGGTGGAATCCGCTGACGTGTCGTTCTCGTCGTCTACGTCGATGTCGAGTTGGGCTTCGATCGCGTCCATCGAGTCCAGCTCCCCGTCGTCATCATCCGACTCGTCGTCAGGGGCGTCTGCATCGTCGGCGGTCTCGTCCTCGTCAACTGTGAGGTCTTCCGGTTCAGGGAGAGGCTCGACGCCGTCGCCAACGCGTTCGA
Coding sequences within it:
- a CDS encoding HNH endonuclease, whose protein sequence is MSKSDNSTENSTECPTCGDNFETGRAMKIHHSRTHGESLVETSDIECPTCGREDFQSERGMKTHHKKAHGESIAGVKTECSWCGDEIRVPPGNYRKCDHHFCTDKGCEPEWRKQFSGENHSQWKGGKQTYTCSNCGGEVTRAPADVNGENVFCNRDCYTDWKGDQMRGPDHHNWKGGYTQNKNWPEIRQRALAADGYQCQGCGVSEEEHRSEHGAGLSVHHIFPRMEFDDPHEADSVDNLVTLCRGCHAKWEGIPLRPELSD